A genomic region of Mycobacterium sp. Aquia_213 contains the following coding sequences:
- a CDS encoding TetR/AcrR family transcriptional regulator, with amino-acid sequence MPVTLHDVAARKPSTRLSADDWLQAGYTLLAEEGARALKIERLCQQVGATRGSFYWHFEDMDGYRAALVESWNAFREQDRQSLAEIDTLPPRERLSAMMIALVRPQHWMLERAMREWARTDAAAAANIRDADRRLLRSVAKAYSDCGFSREDARLRAELTFAAGIGLLHLTASAGQAQKLAKHERFLDLMLAEPKQSHHRDR; translated from the coding sequence ATGCCCGTAACGTTGCACGACGTGGCCGCGCGTAAGCCCTCGACGCGCCTGTCAGCCGACGATTGGCTGCAGGCCGGCTACACCTTGCTCGCCGAGGAGGGGGCACGCGCCCTCAAGATCGAACGGCTCTGCCAACAGGTCGGGGCCACCCGCGGTAGCTTCTACTGGCACTTCGAGGACATGGACGGCTACCGCGCCGCACTCGTCGAATCGTGGAATGCGTTCCGGGAGCAGGATCGACAATCCCTGGCCGAGATCGACACGCTTCCGCCCCGGGAACGGCTGTCCGCCATGATGATTGCCTTGGTCAGGCCGCAACACTGGATGCTCGAACGCGCGATGCGGGAGTGGGCTCGCACCGACGCGGCCGCGGCCGCCAACATCCGCGACGCGGATCGACGCCTGCTTCGCTCCGTCGCAAAGGCGTATAGCGACTGCGGTTTCAGCCGCGAGGATGCCAGGCTGCGCGCGGAGCTGACCTTCGCCGCGGGCATCGGACTGCTACACCTGACCGCGTCGGCCGGCCAAGCGCAAAAGTTGGCGAAACACGAGCGCTTCCTGGACCTGATGCTGGCCGAGCCCAAACAGTCACACCATCGCGATCGGTGA
- a CDS encoding acyl-CoA dehydrogenase — MSAVASGSLHGITDDFVARLAERAEEAEQLRRLPPATVSEFRQTDLFRLLLPARFGGIQASFPELLEPIRQMAHGCTSSAWTLGFYALHNWMLSLFDPQLQEEVFASGPVLAPAPLAPTGRGTRADGGVRLTGRWSWATGAMDADWVIVGALIERDDGIVAALVVLPADQVEVDDVWHTAGMRGTGSHDLIATDVFVPEHRIASVADIYGGTAPGAHAHPVSTYRWPLVPALALTASMPVLGAAERVTELFAERLGGRVLAYSGVAQKDQPAAQIRLGDATVRLRALRALITETAQGIDDLVVGGQRVRRSVRADARLAAAYTVHKCRAIIADLLEAAGASAHFLSSPLQRAKRDVDIAAGHVVFDYDVSRELAGALAIGAKISPIAMV, encoded by the coding sequence ATGTCCGCGGTCGCCAGCGGCTCGCTGCACGGAATCACCGACGATTTCGTCGCGCGGTTGGCCGAGCGCGCCGAGGAAGCCGAACAACTGCGCCGGCTGCCGCCGGCGACGGTCAGCGAGTTCAGGCAGACGGACCTGTTCCGGCTGCTGCTCCCGGCCCGATTCGGCGGCATCCAAGCGTCGTTTCCCGAACTGCTGGAACCGATTCGGCAGATGGCGCACGGCTGCACATCCAGCGCGTGGACGCTGGGGTTCTATGCGCTGCACAACTGGATGCTGTCGCTGTTCGACCCGCAACTGCAGGAAGAAGTGTTCGCCTCGGGCCCGGTGCTGGCGCCGGCGCCGCTGGCCCCGACCGGCCGCGGCACCCGGGCCGATGGCGGCGTCCGATTGACCGGCAGGTGGTCCTGGGCGACGGGCGCGATGGACGCCGACTGGGTGATCGTCGGCGCGCTGATCGAACGAGACGACGGCATCGTTGCGGCGCTCGTGGTGCTACCCGCCGATCAGGTCGAGGTCGACGACGTGTGGCACACCGCGGGCATGCGCGGAACCGGCTCGCACGATCTGATCGCCACCGACGTCTTCGTCCCCGAACACCGCATCGCCAGCGTGGCCGACATCTATGGCGGCACCGCGCCGGGAGCACATGCGCACCCAGTGTCCACCTACCGGTGGCCGCTGGTGCCCGCTCTCGCGCTGACGGCGTCGATGCCGGTGCTCGGCGCCGCCGAACGGGTGACCGAGCTCTTCGCGGAGCGGCTCGGCGGCCGCGTGCTGGCGTATAGCGGTGTGGCGCAAAAGGATCAGCCCGCCGCGCAGATCAGGCTCGGCGATGCGACCGTGCGGCTGCGGGCGCTGCGTGCGCTGATCACCGAGACCGCGCAGGGGATCGACGACCTCGTGGTCGGCGGTCAACGCGTTCGTCGATCGGTTCGGGCCGACGCCCGGCTCGCCGCCGCGTACACGGTGCACAAGTGCCGGGCGATCATCGCCGATCTGCTGGAGGCCGCGGGCGCCAGCGCCCACTTCTTGTCGAGCCCGTTGCAGCGCGCCAAGCGCGACGTGGACATTGCGGCGGGCCATGTCGTGTTCGACTACGACGTGAGCCGGGAGTTGGCCGGCGCGTTGGCGATTGGCGCCAAGATCTCACCGATCGCGATGGTGTGA
- a CDS encoding cutinase family protein has translation MGTYFGMIAAHINRFVKPTAIAAVGLGTSFLVSPTPSASAEPCPDVQVVYARGTGEPPGIGPTGQAFVDNLRGREGGKSVDVYAVNYPASDEWSTGMDGIRDAGAHVVSMAGSCPKTKMVLSGFSQGAAVMGFVTSATVPDGYDPATVPKPLAPEIADHVAAVVLFGTPNTRAMNFLGQPQVVIGPTYQAKTIKVCATDDPVCSDGIDFAAHNTYADDAAWIDKGASFAASRLDAAPAAPGAPAPVTHAPTGGFGN, from the coding sequence ATGGGCACTTATTTCGGCATGATCGCCGCTCACATCAATCGATTCGTCAAACCCACGGCAATAGCAGCCGTGGGCCTTGGCACTAGTTTCCTTGTCTCCCCTACTCCGTCGGCGTCGGCCGAGCCGTGCCCCGACGTTCAGGTGGTGTACGCGCGTGGCACCGGCGAGCCGCCAGGGATCGGCCCGACCGGGCAAGCGTTCGTCGACAATCTGCGCGGGCGCGAGGGTGGCAAGTCGGTCGACGTCTATGCGGTCAACTACCCCGCCAGCGATGAGTGGTCCACCGGCATGGATGGCATTCGGGATGCGGGCGCGCACGTCGTGTCGATGGCGGGCAGCTGCCCCAAGACCAAGATGGTGCTCAGCGGCTTCTCGCAGGGCGCAGCCGTGATGGGCTTCGTCACCTCGGCGACAGTGCCCGACGGGTACGACCCCGCGACCGTGCCCAAGCCACTGGCCCCCGAGATCGCCGACCACGTCGCCGCGGTGGTGCTCTTCGGAACACCCAACACCCGGGCCATGAACTTCCTCGGCCAACCGCAGGTCGTCATCGGACCGACCTATCAGGCCAAGACGATCAAGGTCTGCGCCACCGACGACCCGGTGTGTTCGGACGGCATAGACTTCGCCGCGCACAACACCTACGCGGACGACGCCGCCTGGATCGACAAGGGCGCATCCTTCGCCGCCAGCCGACTCGACGCCGCCCCTGCCGCCCCCGGCGCACCGGCACCGGTGACGCACGCGCCCACCGGCGGCTTCGGCAACTAG
- a CDS encoding Rv3717 family N-acetylmuramoyl-L-alanine amidase, whose translation MKAVSRREVLKLAGVTPVLLGVTTLDVPRASAGLAGASVFLDAGHNAVNDASINQQVPNGRGGTKPCQTSGAATNDGYPEHAFNWAVVGLINESLRQLGVNTALSRDNDSSVGPCVDARAAQANAIHPDAIVSVHADGGPPSGSGFHVNYSSPPLNDVQAGPAVQLARTMRDALVQAGFHPSTYVGSDGLYGRADLAGLNLAQYPAVLVELGNMNNADEAARMESADGRAKYAAAVTQGIVAFLNGR comes from the coding sequence CTGAAAGCTGTTTCTAGACGCGAAGTCTTGAAACTTGCCGGTGTGACGCCGGTGCTTCTCGGAGTGACAACGCTTGATGTCCCGCGCGCATCCGCCGGCCTTGCGGGTGCATCCGTCTTCCTCGACGCGGGCCACAACGCCGTGAATGACGCCTCGATAAATCAGCAAGTTCCGAATGGCCGGGGCGGCACCAAGCCGTGCCAAACTTCGGGCGCCGCGACCAACGACGGCTACCCGGAGCACGCGTTCAATTGGGCCGTCGTCGGGCTCATCAATGAATCGCTGCGGCAACTGGGCGTGAATACTGCGCTGTCTCGCGACAACGACAGCTCCGTTGGTCCGTGTGTCGACGCACGCGCGGCCCAGGCCAACGCGATACACCCCGACGCGATCGTGAGCGTTCACGCCGACGGTGGTCCGCCGTCCGGGAGCGGATTTCACGTCAACTACTCCAGCCCGCCGCTCAACGACGTCCAGGCCGGCCCGGCCGTGCAGTTGGCGCGCACGATGCGCGATGCCCTGGTCCAGGCGGGTTTTCACCCGTCCACCTACGTCGGCTCGGACGGCCTCTACGGACGTGCCGATCTCGCCGGCCTGAACCTGGCCCAGTACCCGGCGGTGCTCGTCGAACTCGGCAATATGAATAACGCGGACGAGGCGGCGCGGATGGAAAGCGCGGACGGCCGGGCGAAGTACGCCGCCGCCGTCACGCAGGGGATCGTCGCCTTTCTGAACGGCCGCTGA
- a CDS encoding DUF202 domain-containing protein → MTHAAARNPSANTLTAERTTLAWSRTSFAFLANGVLLAIKEIHGARGWLPLIPAGVALLAALGTYVIAFRRQSILQQRPLPTHISPRRPVYIIGVATLLLIAMATAAQLM, encoded by the coding sequence TTGACCCACGCCGCGGCCCGCAATCCGTCGGCCAACACCTTGACGGCCGAACGCACCACGCTCGCCTGGAGCCGGACATCGTTCGCGTTCCTGGCCAACGGCGTGCTGCTGGCCATCAAGGAAATTCACGGCGCACGCGGGTGGCTACCGCTGATCCCGGCGGGCGTGGCACTGCTCGCGGCGTTGGGTACCTACGTGATCGCGTTCCGGCGGCAGTCAATACTGCAGCAGCGCCCACTCCCGACGCACATCAGTCCTCGTCGCCCCGTCTACATCATCGGGGTGGCCACCTTGTTGCTCATCGCGATGGCGACCGCCGCACAGCTGATGTAA
- a CDS encoding YidH family protein has translation MANERTFLSWQRTALGLLAAAVALVQLVPEMTVPGARRLLGIGLVVLAILTSGMGLLRWQQADHAMRRGDPLPRHPSPAYLAVGLCVVGLVALGLVVLKAVSG, from the coding sequence ATGGCCAACGAGCGGACCTTCCTATCCTGGCAGCGGACCGCGCTGGGACTGCTTGCGGCGGCGGTCGCCCTGGTACAGCTCGTCCCCGAGATGACGGTTCCCGGCGCCCGGCGGCTGCTCGGTATCGGTCTCGTGGTGTTGGCGATCCTCACCAGCGGGATGGGGCTGCTGCGCTGGCAACAGGCCGATCACGCCATGCGCCGCGGCGACCCGTTGCCCCGGCACCCCTCACCGGCCTACCTCGCGGTAGGCCTCTGCGTGGTCGGGCTCGTCGCACTCGGGTTGGTCGTTCTCAAGGCGGTCTCGGGTTGA
- a CDS encoding haloacid dehalogenase type II, with amino-acid sequence MKVVVKALLFDVQGTATDFFSTVCDEAQRISAGRHPDADWPDLVRRWRAGYFDALEAARSRQSGWVSVHSVYRAALETLLEECGIGDFTDAEREELTLAWQRLEPWPDVAPGLSWLKSEFTLATLSNADVSAVINISKRARLPWDAIFAAEMAGVFKPDPAIYRMAATYLGLDPAEIMMVASHKYDIRAAAELGFRTAFVARPLEFGADGDPDVEYSDEFDINASDFLDLADQLGVWWPS; translated from the coding sequence ATGAAGGTTGTGGTTAAGGCGTTGTTGTTCGACGTGCAAGGCACCGCGACGGATTTCTTTTCGACGGTCTGCGACGAGGCCCAACGGATCAGCGCGGGACGTCACCCGGATGCCGATTGGCCCGATCTGGTCCGGCGCTGGCGGGCGGGCTACTTCGACGCGCTGGAGGCCGCGCGCAGTCGCCAGAGCGGATGGGTTTCGGTGCACTCGGTGTACCGCGCCGCGTTGGAGACCTTGCTCGAAGAGTGCGGCATCGGCGACTTCACGGATGCCGAACGCGAGGAGCTGACGCTGGCCTGGCAACGACTCGAGCCCTGGCCGGATGTGGCGCCCGGACTCTCTTGGCTGAAGAGCGAGTTCACCTTGGCCACGCTGTCGAACGCCGACGTGTCCGCGGTCATCAACATCTCCAAGCGGGCGCGATTGCCCTGGGATGCGATCTTCGCCGCGGAGATGGCCGGGGTTTTCAAGCCGGACCCGGCGATCTATCGGATGGCCGCGACCTACCTGGGTCTGGATCCCGCCGAGATCATGATGGTGGCTAGCCACAAATACGACATCCGCGCGGCGGCGGAGCTCGGTTTTCGCACCGCGTTCGTCGCGCGTCCGCTGGAGTTCGGGGCCGACGGCGATCCCGATGTGGAGTATTCGGACGAGTTCGACATCAACGCGTCGGACTTCCTCGACCTTGCCGATCAGCTCGGCGTCTGGTGGCCGTCTTAA
- a CDS encoding cytochrome P450: MSLETRISTRPNGTPPPELPLTDVHLDSLDFWVHNDDIRDAAFATLRREAPISFWPAIQMEGFESGTGYWALTKLDDVHFASRHPDIFSSAGGITINDQTPELAEYFGSMIVLDDPRHQRLRSIVSRAFTPKVVARIETSVRERAHRLVTSLAANHPDGEADLVTELAGPLPLQVICDMMGIPEEDHQRVFHWTNVILGFGDPDLTLDFEEFMQVSMDIGAYATALAEDRRSNHHDDLTTALVEAEVDGDRLSSQEIASFFILLVVAGNETTRNAISHGVLALSRFGEQREKWWSNFDELTPTAVEEIVRWASPVIYMRRTLTRDFELSGVKMAAGDKVSLYYNSANRDESRFDNPWSFDVARNPNPHLGFGGGGAHFCLGANLARREIRVVFDELRREIPDLTVTGKPARLLSQFIHGIKALPVAWTPPA; encoded by the coding sequence GTGAGCCTTGAGACCCGTATCTCGACGCGACCGAATGGGACGCCGCCGCCCGAACTCCCGCTTACCGATGTCCATCTCGATTCGCTCGACTTCTGGGTGCACAACGACGACATCCGCGACGCGGCGTTCGCCACCTTGCGCCGGGAAGCGCCGATCTCGTTCTGGCCCGCGATTCAGATGGAGGGGTTTGAATCGGGCACCGGGTATTGGGCGCTGACCAAGCTCGACGACGTGCACTTCGCCAGCCGCCATCCCGACATCTTCAGCTCCGCCGGCGGCATCACGATCAACGACCAGACACCGGAATTGGCCGAGTATTTCGGCTCGATGATCGTGCTCGACGACCCGCGACACCAGCGGCTGCGCTCGATCGTCAGTAGGGCCTTTACCCCGAAAGTGGTTGCCCGCATTGAGACTTCGGTGCGAGAGCGGGCCCATCGGCTGGTCACCTCGTTGGCCGCCAACCATCCCGACGGCGAGGCGGACCTGGTCACCGAGCTCGCCGGGCCGCTGCCGCTGCAGGTGATCTGCGACATGATGGGCATTCCCGAGGAGGACCATCAGCGAGTCTTCCACTGGACCAACGTGATTCTCGGGTTCGGCGACCCCGATTTGACGCTGGATTTCGAAGAGTTCATGCAGGTTTCGATGGACATCGGCGCCTACGCCACCGCGCTCGCCGAGGACCGCCGGTCCAACCATCACGACGATCTGACCACCGCCCTGGTCGAAGCCGAGGTCGACGGCGATCGCCTTTCCTCCCAGGAGATCGCGTCGTTCTTCATCCTGCTGGTGGTGGCCGGCAACGAAACCACGCGCAATGCGATCAGCCACGGCGTGCTCGCGTTGTCCCGCTTCGGAGAGCAACGGGAAAAGTGGTGGTCCAACTTCGACGAGCTGACCCCCACGGCGGTCGAGGAGATCGTGCGGTGGGCCTCCCCGGTGATCTACATGCGCCGCACCCTGACCCGCGACTTCGAGTTGAGCGGCGTCAAGATGGCGGCCGGCGACAAGGTTTCGCTGTACTACAACTCGGCCAACCGCGACGAGTCACGGTTCGACAATCCGTGGTCGTTCGACGTCGCGCGAAACCCCAATCCGCACTTGGGTTTCGGCGGCGGCGGCGCGCATTTCTGTTTGGGGGCCAACCTGGCCCGTCGCGAGATCCGGGTCGTCTTCGACGAATTGCGCCGCGAAATCCCGGACCTGACCGTGACCGGCAAACCGGCACGATTGCTGTCGCAATTCATCCACGGCATCAAAGCCCTGCCGGTGGCCTGGACTCCCCCGGCCTGA
- a CDS encoding MmpS family transport accessory protein has protein sequence MRKHLAAPSMLLAIGFGFANACGVAHAVPQMPQVRYEVNGPAVAQFIYYQTDTGQLHQVNAPLPWSTEFTSFGGQVFTISAQGPGPISCKILMDGNVVSAATATTGAPARTVCTH, from the coding sequence ATGAGAAAGCACCTCGCCGCACCGTCGATGCTGCTGGCCATCGGTTTCGGGTTCGCGAACGCCTGCGGCGTCGCCCACGCCGTACCCCAGATGCCCCAGGTCCGTTACGAGGTCAACGGGCCCGCGGTCGCGCAGTTCATCTACTACCAGACCGACACCGGGCAGCTGCACCAGGTGAATGCGCCGCTGCCGTGGTCGACCGAGTTCACCTCGTTCGGCGGGCAGGTGTTCACGATCAGCGCCCAGGGGCCGGGTCCCATCTCCTGCAAAATTTTGATGGACGGCAACGTGGTCAGCGCCGCGACGGCGACGACAGGCGCTCCCGCGAGAACCGTCTGTACGCACTGA
- a CDS encoding dihydrodipicolinate reductase, with product MSISGSKRVVVFGTGFVGRMVIPEIVKHPLFELVGVGVSNPDKVGRDVGDICGMPEKVGVLATDDIDALIALKPDALVHYGPTAMHAKENIKLITAFLRAGIDVCSTAMTPWVWPTMHLNPPNWIEPITEACELGQSSCFTTGIDPGFANDMFPMTLMGLTSEVRKVRASELLDYTNYEGDYEFEMGIGREPEFKPMLEDRDMLIFAWGATVPMIAHAAGIMLDEMTTTWDKWVTPTERNSARGVIKPGHVAAVRFTINGVYKGETRIQLEHVNRIGLDAAPDWPTGHDNDVYRVDIEGTPSIFQETAFRFTDGSGRDAAAAGCLATGLRALNAVPAVNDLRPGWVTPLDLPLIAGAGNIR from the coding sequence ATGTCGATAAGCGGCTCAAAGCGTGTGGTGGTGTTTGGTACCGGCTTCGTGGGCAGGATGGTGATCCCGGAGATCGTCAAGCACCCGCTGTTTGAGTTGGTGGGCGTCGGCGTCAGCAATCCGGACAAGGTCGGCCGCGACGTCGGCGATATCTGCGGGATGCCCGAGAAGGTCGGCGTGCTCGCCACCGACGACATCGACGCGCTGATCGCGTTGAAGCCCGACGCGCTGGTGCACTACGGCCCGACGGCGATGCACGCCAAAGAGAACATCAAGCTGATCACCGCCTTCCTGCGGGCCGGCATCGACGTGTGTTCGACGGCGATGACGCCGTGGGTGTGGCCGACGATGCACCTGAACCCGCCGAACTGGATCGAGCCGATCACCGAGGCGTGCGAGCTGGGTCAGTCGTCCTGCTTCACCACCGGCATCGACCCCGGATTCGCCAACGACATGTTCCCGATGACGCTGATGGGCCTGACCTCGGAGGTGCGCAAGGTCCGGGCGTCCGAGCTGCTCGACTACACCAACTACGAAGGCGACTACGAGTTCGAGATGGGCATCGGCCGCGAGCCCGAATTCAAGCCCATGCTCGAGGACCGCGACATGCTGATCTTCGCCTGGGGGGCGACCGTCCCGATGATCGCGCACGCCGCCGGGATCATGCTCGACGAGATGACCACCACCTGGGACAAGTGGGTGACCCCGACCGAGCGCAACTCCGCGCGGGGCGTCATCAAGCCCGGGCACGTCGCCGCCGTGCGGTTCACCATCAACGGCGTCTATAAGGGTGAGACCCGCATCCAGCTCGAGCACGTCAACCGCATCGGGCTCGACGCCGCCCCCGACTGGCCGACGGGTCACGACAACGACGTCTACCGGGTGGACATCGAGGGGACCCCGAGCATCTTCCAGGAGACCGCGTTCCGGTTCACCGACGGCTCCGGCCGGGACGCGGCGGCGGCCGGGTGCCTGGCCACCGGGCTGCGGGCGCTGAACGCGGTGCCGGCGGTCAACGATCTGCGGCCGGGCTGGGTGACCCCGCTGGATCTTCCGCTGATCGCTGGAGCCGGCAATATACGGTGA
- a CDS encoding Hsp70 family protein: protein MSDGATPALGLSIGATNFAAVTADHGITRKPVMTLFRERLPEIGVPAENPRLDQPGLVITDFVDRVGDPIGIVAADGSVHRSEVLAADGLRALAYAATNGAGLPDNVAVTHPAHWGPTAVDALGSALSRVPEWANRDRPLTLIPDAAATLFAARANPGIPARGTVAVCDFGGSGSSITLMDAAGDYQPLAPTVRHLDFSGDLIDQALLTAVLANLPSADSFDPSGTSAIGPLSRLRTGCRNAKEQLSSSTVATLAEGLPGIPGEIRLTRNELDDAIRTSLTNFVAVLDETLARNGIRDLVAVVSVGGGANIPAVTTMLSGHLRVPVVTTPRPHLAPAIGGALRATRGPGETSATLLTPAASRATAAAVAAAAAPVAVEERKPVLTHASEPMSSMMPALAWSEAGDDSRVLPVAAGPVANHGGGSGYTSARPALSFDQPAQPRRSREKKNSAVPWSRVPGMVVIGTAVAVLLVGIALAIGLSDDKPATTPSPGVNTTPASAPPANGAAPQPAPPTQAPITGQAATPAEPAAPPPTADAPAPAAVDPPPPAAVDTPVPAAPPPPVEAPAPPPVPQIPAPAPRVPPIPAIPPIPRIPGIGLPIPGFGG, encoded by the coding sequence ATGTCAGACGGAGCTACGCCCGCGCTGGGTCTCTCGATAGGTGCCACCAACTTCGCCGCGGTCACCGCCGACCACGGCATCACTCGTAAGCCCGTCATGACGCTCTTTCGCGAGCGTCTGCCCGAGATCGGGGTGCCGGCCGAGAACCCCCGGCTGGACCAGCCGGGCCTGGTGATCACCGACTTCGTGGATCGTGTCGGCGACCCGATCGGCATCGTGGCGGCCGACGGCTCGGTGCACCGCAGCGAGGTCCTGGCCGCCGATGGGTTGCGTGCCCTGGCCTACGCCGCCACCAACGGGGCCGGCCTGCCCGACAACGTCGCGGTGACCCACCCGGCGCACTGGGGACCGACCGCGGTCGACGCGCTGGGTTCCGCGCTGAGCCGGGTGCCCGAATGGGCCAACCGCGACCGGCCGCTGACGTTGATCCCGGATGCCGCCGCGACGCTGTTCGCCGCGCGGGCCAACCCGGGCATCCCGGCGCGCGGGACCGTCGCGGTGTGCGACTTCGGCGGCAGCGGCAGCAGCATCACGCTGATGGACGCCGCCGGTGACTATCAGCCCCTGGCCCCGACCGTGCGGCATCTGGATTTCTCCGGCGACCTGATCGATCAGGCGCTGTTGACGGCCGTCCTGGCCAACCTGCCCAGCGCCGATTCCTTCGATCCGTCCGGCACCTCGGCGATCGGACCGCTGAGCCGGCTGCGGACCGGATGCCGAAACGCCAAGGAGCAGCTCTCGTCGAGCACGGTTGCCACGCTGGCCGAGGGATTGCCGGGGATACCGGGCGAAATCCGGCTCACCAGAAACGAACTCGACGACGCGATCCGCACGTCGCTGACCAACTTCGTCGCGGTCCTGGATGAGACGCTGGCGCGCAACGGGATTCGCGATCTGGTCGCGGTGGTTTCGGTCGGCGGAGGCGCGAACATCCCGGCGGTCACCACGATGCTGTCCGGACACCTGAGGGTTCCGGTCGTGACGACGCCGCGTCCGCACCTGGCCCCTGCGATCGGCGGGGCGTTGCGTGCGACGCGTGGACCGGGGGAGACCAGCGCGACGCTGCTGACCCCGGCCGCATCGCGAGCGACCGCCGCGGCCGTGGCGGCAGCAGCAGCACCGGTGGCGGTCGAAGAGCGAAAGCCCGTGCTGACCCATGCGTCGGAGCCGATGTCGAGCATGATGCCCGCGCTGGCGTGGTCGGAAGCCGGCGACGATTCGCGCGTGTTGCCCGTCGCCGCTGGGCCGGTCGCGAATCATGGTGGCGGGTCAGGCTATACGTCGGCGCGTCCGGCGTTGAGCTTCGATCAGCCCGCGCAGCCGCGTCGCAGTCGGGAGAAAAAGAATTCGGCCGTTCCGTGGTCTCGGGTGCCGGGGATGGTCGTCATCGGGACGGCCGTGGCGGTGCTGCTGGTCGGCATCGCCTTGGCGATAGGCCTCTCCGACGACAAACCGGCGACGACGCCGAGTCCCGGGGTGAACACGACCCCGGCTTCCGCTCCGCCCGCCAACGGCGCTGCTCCGCAACCCGCGCCGCCGACTCAGGCGCCGATCACGGGTCAGGCCGCGACTCCTGCCGAGCCGGCCGCGCCGCCGCCAACGGCCGACGCTCCCGCTCCCGCGGCGGTAGATCCACCCCCGCCCGCGGCGGTGGATACGCCGGTCCCGGCGGCGCCCCCGCCACCCGTCGAGGCTCCGGCTCCGCCGCCGGTGCCTCAGATTCCGGCACCCGCACCGCGGGTCCCGCCGATACCGGCGATTCCACCCATCCCGCGCATTCCCGGAATCGGCTTGCCAATTCCCGGATTTGGTGGGTAG
- a CDS encoding SDR family oxidoreductase, with product MSNDLVATVPDLSGKLVVITGANSGLGFGLARRLSAAGADVVMAIRNREKGEAAIEEIRHSVPDAKLTIKSLDLSSLASVTALGEQLNAEGRPIDILINNAGVMTPPERDTTADGFELQFGSNHLGHFALTGHVLPLLRAAQRSRVVSLSSLAASQSGKIHFDDLQFEKSYAAMSAYGQSKIAVLMFARELDKRSRAGGWGIVSTAAHPGLTKTNLQISGPSYGREKPALMERLYKASWRFTPFLWQEIDEGILPALYAAATPQAEGGEFYGPRGFMELAGGGVKVANTPARARNDDDCRRLWEISEQLTGVSYPATN from the coding sequence ATGTCCAACGATCTCGTCGCCACCGTGCCGGACCTGTCGGGGAAGCTGGTCGTCATCACCGGAGCCAACAGCGGTCTGGGCTTCGGGTTGGCCAGGCGGCTCTCCGCGGCCGGCGCCGATGTGGTCATGGCGATCCGCAATCGGGAAAAGGGTGAGGCCGCGATCGAAGAGATCCGCCACAGCGTGCCCGACGCGAAGCTGACCATCAAATCCCTCGACCTGTCGTCGCTGGCCTCGGTCACCGCGCTGGGCGAACAACTCAACGCCGAGGGCCGCCCGATCGACATTCTGATCAACAACGCCGGGGTGATGACGCCGCCGGAACGCGACACCACCGCCGACGGCTTCGAATTGCAGTTCGGCAGTAACCATCTCGGGCACTTCGCGCTGACCGGACATGTGCTGCCGCTGCTGCGCGCCGCGCAGCGATCCCGCGTCGTCTCGCTGAGCAGCCTCGCGGCCAGCCAAAGCGGCAAGATCCACTTCGACGACCTGCAGTTCGAGAAGTCCTACGCGGCGATGTCGGCCTACGGGCAGTCGAAGATCGCGGTGCTGATGTTCGCCCGCGAGCTGGACAAGCGCAGCCGGGCCGGCGGCTGGGGCATCGTCTCCACCGCCGCCCATCCCGGACTGACCAAGACCAACCTGCAAATCAGCGGACCTTCGTACGGCCGCGAAAAGCCCGCACTGATGGAGCGGTTGTACAAGGCGTCGTGGCGTTTCACGCCGTTCCTGTGGCAGGAGATCGACGAGGGGATCCTGCCCGCCCTGTACGCGGCGGCCACGCCGCAGGCCGAGGGCGGCGAATTCTACGGACCGCGCGGATTCATGGAGCTGGCCGGCGGCGGCGTGAAAGTAGCCAACACTCCCGCGCGTGCCCGCAACGACGACGACTGCCGGCGACTCTGGGAGATTTCTGAGCAACTCACCGGCGTCAGCTATCCGGCAACCAACTAA